From the Vallitalea longa genome, the window CACAATTCATTTTAATGCCCTCCTTTCACTTAATTAGACGTAGAAATTAATATTTTGTTCCTGAGTTTCTTTAATTATTTTCTTTAATGATGCTCTAGCCCTAGATATACGTGATTTTACTGTTCCTATGGAAATATCTAGTATATCTGCGATATCATCATAAGAATACCCCTTTATATCTCTTAGTATTATGATCATTTTGTGTTCCTCTTTTAATTCGTCTATGGATTCCCTTATAAACCTAACATTTTCATTTTTAATTGCTTTTTCTTCAGGTGTTAAACTTTTATCAACAAATTGTTTATGTACTGTACCATCTTGTTGTTCCATAGTTTCATCCATAGATTCAACCTGATAATTTTTTTTCTTTTTCCTATATTCGTCTATACAAGTATTAACTGTTATTCTGTGTATCCAAGTTGAGAAAGAAGATTTGAAGTTAAATTTATCTAGAGATTTATATACTTTTATGAAAACTTCTTGAGACATATCATTAGCATCATGTTCATTCCCAAACATTTGATAAGCAATATTGTATACTCTCTTTTCATAATTCATTACTAATTTTTCAAATGCATCTTTGTTTCCTTTTTTTGCTTTTTTTATAATGGTCTTTTCAATATCTTGTGCCATCTTTAGATTTTACCTCCTCTCATAAAAACCCTTAACCTCATCATATTTTCTAATTTATATATTGGTACCGTTATCTATTCATATTACAGATCACTAAATTATCGTACTACCCATATTGTAACAAAAATCATAGATATGTAAAGATATTTTTCAACACAGTTTATATTAACAGAATTTTTAAACTTGAAATTTTTTCTAAAAAGTTATTGATTTTTCTTTTGGGATGTGTTAATATTTATGAGCGTCAGATGAACAAGCGGATGTGGCGGAACCGGCAGACGCAGTAGACTCAAAATCTACCGGTGGTGACATCGTAAGGGTTCGAGTCCCTTCATCCGCATTTAAAGGTTAAGACACAGTTAGATACTGGGTTTTAACCTTTTTTTCATTATCTAATAAATATTATACTTTATCTATTAAAAATGAATTGACAATAATAATATTACTCACTACTGAATAAAAAAAATTATAAATACAATGATTTATAACAAAAGTTGTATATTGGTTACTTAATCGTTATAATTAATAAATAAATAAGCTTCTATTCAACTTATTCAATGATTATGCAACTAGTAGTTGCGGATATTTCAAGTCTATTTGCTAGAATGCAACCTAAGATAATGCTATACTATGAGCATAAAAAAGGAGGTATTTCAAATGACTTTTTACTATTGTTTGTTACATTATATTTTATAGTATTGGTTATAGGAATAATTATAATGATTTTTAGAAAACATAATTTATCATAGCATTATTTATCATAGTAAGGAGATTTTCTATGAAGCCAATTATTAAAAAATTAATTATATGTATAGTAATAATTTTATTCATCATCAGTCCTTTTTTTCAATTTGTGAAAAGCATATGTGTAATGAAAATATATAGTTATATATGTGAAAAAGATAGTTTCACAAAAAATATTGATATAGATATTAACATGCCTGGAGGACTATCTACAAATGAAAAAGATTGGTATCCATTTGTTATGACATTCAATGACGACAAAGGTTTTTCTGATTTTATTGATAGGGATATGAATTTCACTGTATTATACAATTTCGGGGCATTTGAATATCTTAATGGTGCTTCATCAATATATAATCCTAATTCGGATTATTATGGCGCATTCTATGGTTCTTATTTTGTAAAAGAACTGGAAAATACAAATCATAAATTCGGATTTAATGATAATGGTGAAATCGATATTGAAGAAGCGATATTGCCAGGAACATTTGATATCAATGAACTTGTTTTGGCAGGATTTGGATTATATGACCCTGTGGAGGATTATAAAATAGATAGTGTCAAACAAATAAATGAGTTTATTAATTATAAAGATTGGGTATTAATTGATGCTACAGTAACTACTCACGGACATAATCATAAGTATAAAAAGAATTACCAAGCGTATATTCAATATGGTAAACCACCTGCTAAATATAATGAGGAACAAGACTTTCCTGTAACAAAATTCAAAAGTAGGATTTATGTAAAATATTTTGATGAAAAGAAATGTACGGTCTTTCTTTACGTTATAGCTCCTGACATTGATACAATAAATGACTGCGATACCAACTTTCTAAGAAAAAGTGAGCTAAATATTAATTAACTCAATTATTTT encodes:
- a CDS encoding RNA polymerase sigma factor; translation: MAQDIEKTIIKKAKKGNKDAFEKLVMNYEKRVYNIAYQMFGNEHDANDMSQEVFIKVYKSLDKFNFKSSFSTWIHRITVNTCIDEYRKKKKNYQVESMDETMEQQDGTVHKQFVDKSLTPEEKAIKNENVRFIRESIDELKEEHKMIIILRDIKGYSYDDIADILDISIGTVKSRISRARASLKKIIKETQEQNINFYV